Below is a genomic region from Candidatus Polarisedimenticolia bacterium.
TCTCACGGTGCAGCGCTTCGGCGGTAATCGGCGTCCGCCACAGCCGCTCGAGCGCTGCCGATTGCTTCAAGTAATCGCGGACCTTCTCTTCGAGCACGGCGCGTGGAACGGCTTCGTCGAAAGGCCTCCTCGCGTCGATCTGGTGGGAGTAGTAGACCTTCTCGATGGCGCGTTGCGCTTCGACGCGCTGGGCGAAAGTCAGCTCCCTAATCCGGGCTTGCCCCGCCGACATTCCGATGGCCAGGAATAGGACAAGAATAGCAACGCCGCGGTATCTCATTGGGCCCCCCCCGTAAGATGGCTGGCGCGCGACTCGTGAGAAGAATCAGGATGCGGCGATTATAGACCTTCGGTGGAGGATGTGAAACGGGACCGTGGGTGACGTCAGAAGCGCAGCGAGATGCAGCTCAGTCCGCCATCCATCTTCCGGAACTCGGAGACGTCCAGGACGATCGGCTCGTAGCGCCGCTCGCGGATCGCCGCCAGGAAGCGCGGAAAGCCGTCCGCCAGCAGGATGCGGTCGTTCACCCGGACACAGTTGGCGGCGTATTCCTCCTCAGGATCCACCGGGACCACCTGGAAGCCGGCGAACTCGGGACGCGCCGCCAGCTCCGGAACGAGCGCCAGGACTCCGGCGTCGAGGCAGGCAATGCCGCTTTTCAGGTGCAGGAGCTGCTTTGAGGCGCGGATATCCACCGGGATGGGGGTCAAGCCCTCCTCCTCGAGGATTGCCGCGAGCTGCCGTGCCCCCTCTTCGTTGGTCCGCCGTGAGACGCCAATGAAGACTACCTCTCCCGCCTCACAGATGTCGCCGCCGTCGAGCGTGCCGGGATCCTCGATGGCCCGCACCGAGGTGAAGTGCCGCGCCAGCTCGCCCCGGATCCCGGCGACCTCGCCGAGACGGCTCTCCGCACCGGGCCGGGCCAGGATCGCATTGCGCGGCGTCAGCACGGCCACGTCCTCCACGAACGTCGAGTCGGGAAAGCACGCGTCCGCCTCCAGCCGAATCACCTCGACGCCGCAGCGCTCCAGCGCCCGGCAATAGGCTTCGTGCTGCTCCTGGGCTTTGGCGAGATCGGGAGGGCCGAGGCGGGACGAGGTGATCCCTTTCTCGAAGCCGGGTCCCGGCGGCCGGACGATGGCCTTGCGAAAGGTGCCGAACCGGGAGGCTGTCACTTACCCTTGGGACTCCAGCGCTCGAGCTTCGGGATATTGCGCGTGAACATCCAGGCCAGCGGGGTGGGGAATCCGAACTCGCGCAGCTTCCCCTTCACGAATTCCTGCATCTCGAGAGCGGTGATGTCGGGGGACGTGAACTTCCCGCCGCTGTAACAATAGCTGCAATAGGTGGTGCTGCGCGATCCATCCAGGTTGCTGCCGCCCCCCTTCTCGTCGCGCTTGAGGGGCATGCCGCAGCTCTGGCAATTCTTGTGTATGACGGCCTGGTTCATGACGATGTCTCCGAGGCGTCGGCCGCAAAATTTGATTGGACTGCTCTCAGGCCCCCAGCGCCTTGGCCGCCGCCTGCAGGGCCGCCGGCGCCACCCACAGGATGGCGCCGTAGCGTCCGTTGCCGGCGCACACGGCATCACAGGCGGTGACATTGATCTTGGCGTCGGCGAGTATCTTG
It encodes:
- a CDS encoding arginine deiminase family protein, which translates into the protein MTASRFGTFRKAIVRPPGPGFEKGITSSRLGPPDLAKAQEQHEAYCRALERCGVEVIRLEADACFPDSTFVEDVAVLTPRNAILARPGAESRLGEVAGIRGELARHFTSVRAIEDPGTLDGGDICEAGEVVFIGVSRRTNEEGARQLAAILEEEGLTPIPVDIRASKQLLHLKSGIACLDAGVLALVPELAARPEFAGFQVVPVDPEEEYAANCVRVNDRILLADGFPRFLAAIRERRYEPIVLDVSEFRKMDGGLSCISLRF
- a CDS encoding zinc ribbon domain-containing protein; translation: MNQAVIHKNCQSCGMPLKRDEKGGGSNLDGSRSTTYCSYCYSGGKFTSPDITALEMQEFVKGKLREFGFPTPLAWMFTRNIPKLERWSPKGK